Proteins from one Salmo salar chromosome ssa07, Ssal_v3.1, whole genome shotgun sequence genomic window:
- the strap gene encoding serine-threonine kinase receptor-associated protein yields MAMRQTPLTCSGHTRPVVDLAFSGITPYGYFLISACKDGKPMLRQGDTGDWIGTFLGHKGAVWGATLNNEATKAATAAADFTAKVWDAVTGDEVLTLAHKHIVKSVNFTQDSSCLLTGGNDKIIRIYDLNKPEAEPQEITGHTSAIKKALWCKNDTQILSAADDKTVRLWDRNSTEVVKQLSFDMSVSSMEYIPDGEVLVITYGKTIAFYNALSLDMIKTVDAPASIHSASLHPDKDFFVAGGDDFKLYKFDYGTKEELESYKGHFGPVHCVRFSPDGELYASGSEDGTLRLWQTAVGKTYGLWKCVLPEELVSENSDTIYCTPAAPEIKA; encoded by the exons ATGGCAATGAGACAGACACCACTCACCTGCTCTGGCCACACAAGACCTGTGGTGGATCTAGCCTTCAGTGGCATCACCCCATACGGGTATTTTCTCATCAGTGCCTGCAAAG ATGGCAAACCCATGTTGCGCCAGGGAGACACAGGGGACTGGATCGGAACGTTCCTGGGTCACAAGGGTGCTGTCTGGGGGGCCACTCTGAATAATGAAGCCACCAAGGCAGCCACTGCTGCTGCAGATTTCACTGC GAAGGTGTGGGATGCCGTGACTGGAGATGAGGTCCTCACGCTGGCACACAAGCACATTGTCAAGTCAGTCAATTTTACTCAG GATAGCAGTTGTTTGTTAACAGGAGGGAATGATAAGATCATTCGCATCTACGACCTCAACAAACCGGAAGCAG AACCGCAAGAGATTACAGGGCACACGTCTGCCATAAAGAAAGCCCTGTGGTGTAAGAACGACACACAGATCCTCTCTGCCGCTGATGACAAAACCGTACG ACTGTGGGACAGGAATTCCACTGAGGTTGTGAAGCAGCTCTCCTTTGACATGTCAGTCAGCAGCATGGAGTACATCCCTGACGGAGAAGTTTTGGTCATCACGTATGGAAAGACCATCGCGTTCTACAATGCCCTCAG CCTTGACATGATCAAGACTGTGGATGCCCCTGCCTCCATTCACTCTGCCTCGCTGCATCCAGATAAGGACTTCTTTGTTGCCGGGGGAGATGACTTCAAGCTCTACAAATTTGACTACGGCACCAAGGAGGAGTTGG AGTCATACAAGGGCCACTTTGGGCCAGTCCACTGCGTGCGGTTCAGTCCAGACGGGGAGCTGTATGCCAGTGGCTCTGAGGATGGTACGCTCCGGCTGTGGCAGACTGCGGTCGGCAAAACCTATGGCCTGTGGAAGTGTGTCCTTCCTG